In Coregonus clupeaformis isolate EN_2021a unplaced genomic scaffold, ASM2061545v1 scaf0950, whole genome shotgun sequence, a genomic segment contains:
- the rplp2l gene encoding ribosomal protein, large P2, like: MRYVAAYLLSALGGNASPQAADIKKILESVGIEADNTRMEKVVTELGGKNVEEVIAQGYGKLASMPAGGAVAVASSGGAAAAGAAAPAAAVEKKEEKEESEEGSDDDMGFGLFD; encoded by the exons ATGCGTTACGTTGCTGCATACCTGCTCTCTGCCCTTGGTGGTAATGCCAGCCCACAGGCTGCTGACATCAAGAAGATCCTGGAAAGTGTCGGCATTGAGGCTGACAACACGCGCATGGAAAAA GTCGTCACTGAACTCGGTGGCAAAAATGTGGAGGAGGTGATTGCCCAAG GCTATGGTAAACTGGCCAGTATGCCAGCAGGTGGTGCTGTGGCAGTGGCCAGCTCAGGTGGAGCCGCTGCTGCTGGAGCCGCTGCCCCCGCTGCAG CTGTGGAGaagaaggaagagaaggaggagtcTGAAGAGGGATCTGATGACGACATGGGATTCGGCCTGTTCGACTAA